In Zingiber officinale cultivar Zhangliang chromosome 3B, Zo_v1.1, whole genome shotgun sequence, a single window of DNA contains:
- the LOC122056241 gene encoding arogenate dehydratase/prephenate dehydratase 2, chloroplastic-like isoform X2, with translation MASTSLGAAWVSYGGAQSRGGRRVLAALAAPDWLRKRGECGRLGCVGVCVTPVEDENLSPPAEHVPEVASGLSAERALEESKKWGRDSISLPKALSLSDLSVSGHGSKVRVAYQGAVGAFSEIAALKAYPQCEAVPCEQSEVAFKAVELWLVDKAVLPIENSIDGSIHRNYDLLLCHNLHIVGEVQLPINHCLLALPGVVKEDLKRVLSHPLALDQCEKALNELGVIRESVDDTAGSAQLIATKGLRDAGAIASARAAEIYGLNILDDNMQDVSTNILRFLVLAREPIIPRTNRAFKTSIVFTLEEGPGVLFKALGVFAMRNINLTKIESRPQRDRPLRAVDNSSYGTAKYFDYLFFIDIEASMAEPRAQSALSNLQEFATFLRVLGSYPMDTTL, from the exons ATGGCTTCCACGTCTTTGGGGGCGGCTTGGGTTAGTTATGGAGGCGCCCAGAGTCGTGGCGGGCGGAGAGTTCTCGCGGCCCTAGCGGCGCCTGATTGGCTTCGGAAGCGGGGAGAATGTGGCAGATTGGGCTGTGTCGGTGTATGCGTGACGCCCGTGGAAGATGAGAATCTGTCGCCGCCAGCGGAGCACGTGCCGGAGGTTGCTTCCGGGCTGTCCGCGGAGCGGGCGCTCGAGGAATCGAAGAAATGGGGTCGGGATTCGATCTCTCTTCCGA AAGCTTTGTCATTGTCTGATCTCTCTGTTTCGGGGCATGGATCTAAAGTACGTGTAGCATATCAG GGTGCAGTTGGTGCATTCAGTGAGATTGCTGCGCTAAAAGCATACCCACAGTGTGAAGCTGTTCCATGTGAACAATCTGAGGTTGCCTTTAAG GCTGTTGAACTTTGGTTAGTTGATAAAGCTGTTCTTCCAATTGAGAATTCAATTGATGGAAGCATTCATCGGAATTATGACTTGCTTTTGTGCCACAATTTGCACATTGTGGGTGAGGTGCAATTGCCTATTAACCACTGTCTTTTAGCTCTGCCAGGCGTTGTAAAGGAGGATTTGAAACGTGTTCTAAGCCACCCACTG GCACTTGACCAGTGTGAAAAGGCCTTGAATGAGCTAGGTGTTATTCGAGAAAGTGTAGATGACACTGCTGGTTCTGCTCAG TTGATAGCTACGAAAGGTTTAAGGGATGCTGGAGCAATCGCAAGTGCTCGAGCTGCAGAGATTTATGGGCTTAACATACTTGATGACAACATGCAG GATGTCTCCACGAACATCCTGCGATTTCTTGTGCTTGCTCGGGAACCAATAATTCCAAGAACTAATAGGGCCTTTAAG ACCAGCATAGTATTCACTCTTGAAGAAGGTCCTGGTGTCTTGTTCAAAGCATTGGGAGTTTTTGCGATGAGAAACATAAATTTGACAAAG ATTGAAAGCAGGCCTCAAAGGGATCGTCCTCTTAGGGCTGTTGATAACTCAAGCTATGGTACAGCCAA GTACTTTGATTATCTTTTCTTCATTGATATTGAAGCATCTATGGCCGAGCCTCGTGCACAAAGTGCTCTGTCCAACCTTCAG GAATTTGCGACATTCCTTCGTGTACTTGGATCTTATCCTATGGACACAACTCTGTGA
- the LOC122056241 gene encoding arogenate dehydratase/prephenate dehydratase 1, chloroplastic-like isoform X1 — protein sequence MASTSLGAAWVSYGGAQSRGGRRVLAALAAPDWLRKRGECGRLGCVGVCVTPVEDENLSPPAEHVPEVASGLSAERALEESKKWGRDSISLPKALSLSDLSVSGHGSKVRVAYQGAVGAFSEIAALKAYPQCEAVPCEQSEVAFKAVELWLVDKAVLPIENSIDGSIHRNYDLLLCHNLHIVGEVQLPINHCLLALPGVVKEDLKRVLSHPLALDQCEKALNELGVIRESVDDTAGSAQLIATKGLRDAGAIASARAAEIYGLNILDDNMQDVSTNILRFLVLAREPIIPRTNRAFKTSIVFTLEEGPGVLFKALGVFAMRNINLTKIESRPQRDRPLRAVDNSSYGTAKNLRHSFVYLDLILWTQLCERSVMYSLLLQPSWWSKKCSMQMYLFENSFCSLLKIRQHCRFSFS from the exons ATGGCTTCCACGTCTTTGGGGGCGGCTTGGGTTAGTTATGGAGGCGCCCAGAGTCGTGGCGGGCGGAGAGTTCTCGCGGCCCTAGCGGCGCCTGATTGGCTTCGGAAGCGGGGAGAATGTGGCAGATTGGGCTGTGTCGGTGTATGCGTGACGCCCGTGGAAGATGAGAATCTGTCGCCGCCAGCGGAGCACGTGCCGGAGGTTGCTTCCGGGCTGTCCGCGGAGCGGGCGCTCGAGGAATCGAAGAAATGGGGTCGGGATTCGATCTCTCTTCCGA AAGCTTTGTCATTGTCTGATCTCTCTGTTTCGGGGCATGGATCTAAAGTACGTGTAGCATATCAG GGTGCAGTTGGTGCATTCAGTGAGATTGCTGCGCTAAAAGCATACCCACAGTGTGAAGCTGTTCCATGTGAACAATCTGAGGTTGCCTTTAAG GCTGTTGAACTTTGGTTAGTTGATAAAGCTGTTCTTCCAATTGAGAATTCAATTGATGGAAGCATTCATCGGAATTATGACTTGCTTTTGTGCCACAATTTGCACATTGTGGGTGAGGTGCAATTGCCTATTAACCACTGTCTTTTAGCTCTGCCAGGCGTTGTAAAGGAGGATTTGAAACGTGTTCTAAGCCACCCACTG GCACTTGACCAGTGTGAAAAGGCCTTGAATGAGCTAGGTGTTATTCGAGAAAGTGTAGATGACACTGCTGGTTCTGCTCAG TTGATAGCTACGAAAGGTTTAAGGGATGCTGGAGCAATCGCAAGTGCTCGAGCTGCAGAGATTTATGGGCTTAACATACTTGATGACAACATGCAG GATGTCTCCACGAACATCCTGCGATTTCTTGTGCTTGCTCGGGAACCAATAATTCCAAGAACTAATAGGGCCTTTAAG ACCAGCATAGTATTCACTCTTGAAGAAGGTCCTGGTGTCTTGTTCAAAGCATTGGGAGTTTTTGCGATGAGAAACATAAATTTGACAAAG ATTGAAAGCAGGCCTCAAAGGGATCGTCCTCTTAGGGCTGTTGATAACTCAAGCTATGGTACAGCCAA GAATTTGCGACATTCCTTCGTGTACTTGGATCTTATCCTATGGACACAACTCTGTGAAAGATCTGTGATGTACTCCTTACTGCTTCAACCTTCTTGGTGGTCGAAAAAGTGTAGTATGCAAATGTATTTGTTCGAAAATTCTTTTTGCTCTTTGCTTAAGATTCGACAACACTGCAGGTTCTCATTTAGTTAA